Proteins co-encoded in one Nicotiana sylvestris chromosome 7, ASM39365v2, whole genome shotgun sequence genomic window:
- the LOC138873731 gene encoding uncharacterized protein: MPKQAGPKIVRKLSTKSRSTCPHHRSWSRQSQAVKGQELADHLAKNPVGGKYEHLKTYFPDEEVSFIGENITEEYDGWRMFFDRAANFKEVGIGAVLVSETGQHYPVYAKLKFPCTNNMAEYESCILVLNMAINMNIQELLVIGDSDLLVHKELRKRFTKIEFRHVPRVQNEFVDALSTLSSMIQYTDKNFIDPIPVRIHNQLAYCTHIEEEIDGKPWFHDIKEYLAKGEYPEHANHTQKRTLWRLCNHFFRSGGNLYRRTPNWGLLRCVNAKEASKLLEEIHAGTCDPHMNGFVLAKKIHRASYFWMTMETDCV; this comes from the exons atgccgaaacaagctggaccgaagattgttagaaagctttcgacaaaatcaaggagtacctgtccacaccacagGTCTTGGTCTCGCCAGAGCCAG gcggtcaaaggacaagaattggcagaccatcttgctaaaaatcccgtgGGAGGAAAATATGAAcacttgaaaacgtattttcctgatgaagaagtgtcattcatCGGAGAGAACATTACTGAAgaatacgacggttggaggatgttctttgatagaGCTGCTAATTTCAAAGAAGTGGGCATTGGAGCTGTCTTGGTCTCGGAAACTggccaacattatccggtatatgctaaactcaaatttccttgcaccaacaacatggcagagtatgaatcATGCATACTAGTgctcaacatggcaatcaacatgaatattcaggagctgctggtaatcggtgattcagatttgcttgtgcacaag gaattgagaaagaggttcacgaagatagagtttcggcatgttcctagagttcagaatgagtttgttgATGCATTgtccactttgtcatccatgatacagtatacagacaagaatttcattgatcccatcccagtgagaattcataatcagtTAGCATATTGTACCCATATTGAAGAGGAAATAGACGggaagccttggtttcacgatatcaaagaatatttggcaaaaggagaatatccggagcatgcgaaccatactcagaaacgcacactttggAGATTGTGCAATCACTTCTTCCGCAGCGGgggaaacttgtacagaagaactcctaattggggattgctaagatgtgttaacgcaaaagaggcttctaagctacttgaggagatacatgctgggacctgcgacccgcatatgaatggttttgtcttggccaagaagatacaTAGGgccagttacttttggatgactatggagacagattgcGTCTAG